The region aatggCTAGCTACCATTCTttcctatatatattttttaatataaaattttgatgTCAATGTGTAAGtatgtaatataatttttcaatcATTTGATAATCTATTTTTGTAACTCTTTTTTGAATGTTCATTTTTGATtgatttgatttttttgttttgttcTTTTTTTGGTTCTTTGGACGCTCTAAAAATTTTACACTCaccaatattttattattttatttatatattttttatgatgcTACtctaattaaatttaagaaaaatataggaTTACACCAAAAAAAACCTAAGAAAAATtgccataaaaaatagtaaagtAATTCAAAACATaggatgaaaataaaaaatgtttataaataatttttattataaattgaTGAAGAAGATTTTAAAACGCCATAACTATCTCATAATTGAAGAGAGCACAAATATTTGTacatgataaatatatggacTATATAacacacacacatatatatacataatattatatatattattttcctacatgatgtttttataaactgattattatttcacacacatttatttctcatgacatatttttaacgaaataaaaaaaataacatcccctatatacacatacgtgtattcattattttccgAGCTCAAGCATTTACTTCATTACATTTGTAGTTAATTATAAGCTTATGtattataaacatttttaataaagcttattttttttttgtgcaTTTGTCCGttgatatataaatgtgaatattatttatctttcacacattatatatacatatttgtgCATACTATTTTAGTGCAAAATATGagtgtatataaatatagctTTCATAATCGTTTACTATTTctaaacatataaatatatacacacacaCCTATTCATAGACATTACATaattgttaaaatattattattgtttatttaaattatttactaGTGCATTTAacagtattattattccgctttaaatattctatttgtacttttttttttttttatttgtatcgCTATCTATAGTATATGTCGgaatgtatttatttttttagttagATCGCGatattttgaaaagttaaaaaaaaatatagagcaatatttatattttttttttttttttgtgttttttttttgttgaaTAATTAagtgaaaaatgaaaacgcAGATTACTAgctatttatatgcatatgtccTTTTTGCtattattcaaataaaatataattccgCAAATGAGACATGTGATAATTGGGGGCCATGGAGTCCATGTAATAATCAACTCACGACTAGGACATGTTTAAATAATCCATCTTTAAAGGAAGAAGAAGATTGCACACAATGTAAGGAATGGACTGAATGGCTTGAAtgtaaaaatggaaaaagaaGTAGACACATTATTAATTGtccttttattattgaaaTTCAAGATTGTATGACAGATATTAATGGCGAAgtcataaataaaaataaacaagtcatttttgaaaatcCGGATTCCGAAAATCAAGAATGCCAATCTAGTAATACCGAAAGTACTATAAAACcgcattttttacaaactCAAGATAATCCTCAGCCAGCCCAGGCCCAAGGCTctgaaaaaaaggaaaatccACCAACCACAGGATCAGATATTCAGACAACGAAACAAAAGGAAGCAGGCACACCTGCTGGTACAGATAATCTCAAAAGCGCAAATAAAGCAGATACGGAAGCAGAAAAAACGGCCGCAACATCTCAGGATAAAACTATCACTGTCACTACTGATGGGCAAACTACTGAAGGAGAACAAGCTAGCGGAAAATCTGGTGATGATGCTCAAAAATCCACTACTAAAGAGGAAACATTGGGAGGAAATACTGACAAAGTAACCACTGTGTCGAATGTAAATGGAGAAGGAGTCAAAGTATCAGATGCTACAGTACCAGAAGCAAATACATTAGAAACCGTCACACCACCAGTAAGTACAGGACCAAGCGCTGAACTTGGAATGAGAGACGAACCTTCGAAACAAATTTCGCAAGAAGGAGATTCAGAAATCGGTACACTTTTAAAGCAAACAGTAGATATTCCAGGAAATACAGACACACTCGATAATTTAGCAAGTTATGGACAACTTGGTAATCCTGAACACGGTATTCGACAAATTCCTGGCGGACCTGAACCAAACCTTGGAAATGTAATGGGACCAGGAACTAGACCAACCCCACCAGGAGGTCCAGGAGTTCCCGGTGGCCAAGGAGTTCTCGGTGGTCAAGGAGTTCCAGGAGCTCCCGGCGTTCAAGGAGTTCCAGGAGTTCCAGGAGTTCCAGGTGTTTCAGGTGTTTCAGCTGTTTCAGGAGTTCCAGGTGCTTCAGTAGTTCCAGGTGCTTCAGTAGTTCCAGGTGCTTCAGTAGTTCCAGGAGGTCCAGGAAGAGCAGGAACAAATTTATCTTTAAATTTACCTCCAGGTTCACCTTTAGATCCAGCTTTAGGGCGATCTCCAGGCTCATCTTTCGATCCACTTTCAAATCCATTTTCGGGTCCAGCTCCAGGTCCATCTCCAATTCGCAAAGAAATAGGTATGGAAGAAACTCCAGGGTTCAGTGCAACTCAAAATGAAAGTGTTGATGACATAATGAGAACTAATATAGACCCAATACCATCAGAAATGAATACCGACGGTATATCTTCTCCTACACCACCAATGGAAGATACAGATTTAAATGTGTATAATAGTGATTTAAGTTCAATGGATGTGCATAATTATAATGGTCCTGGTgcgaataataatttacattCACATATGAACCCACCTCATGGTGAATCAATGGGCAGAAGTCATAAATTTGGTGCACTTAGAAAtggtaatataaataaaaatagttttattattgtaataataaGAAAAGTTAATTTTCATCAGTTTGCAAGTGcctaaataatataaattataatgatattttttttcataactTTTTAGGTCCCCCATCAAACTTTCCTGGACAAGAAGGTCCATATAGAAATGGGCATCCCATGAATAATTCAAACACCTTATATGAAAGCTCTCATAAACCAAATTTAAGAAATAATGGAACTGATGAAATCTCTTTTGAGCATAATAACGAGCATAACAGATATGGTAGTCATAACCCAAATGATACGCACGAAACAAGCGAACAAGGCGAACTACATGAACTACGCGAACCACACGAATTGCATGAACCACATGAATCGTATGAACTACACGAATCGCCTGAATCGCATGAATCACATGAAGAACATGAGGGTGAAGAAAGAGATCAAGATAATAGACAAAGACGATCaagatataataattctGAAGAGCATGATCATTTTagtaaattatatgtaGCTAGCGGTATGGGTGTAGTTATTCTTTTAAGTGGTGCTATAGCTAGCTATGCTTTATacaatgataaaaataaacaaaataccGACTCTATATTTAACAATGGATTTGCTGATATTCCagcaaataaaatgatCCATGAAGATGAATTTTGGGGCACTGAGTAGGTGCATACAATTTAAGAGAGGTGGTACCCCatcttaaataaaattaatcatTTGAAATagaaagatataaaaatattcattattatatactaaACAAATATCagagatatatattttttttatatggtTTACATATTTCACACATTTGTGCATACATTTATGCCTAATTAAAACATTCTCTATTTTTAATCagattttatttctatttgttatgcattttatttataatattttttttaatgattaATTTGGAcacatgaaaaaaaaaatgtgcatatttaaGTAAATGTTAATTTACATAattcaatataatttttattcgtGGTCCAACTCAAACTAAttcaaattaatttttttttatatatataatatttattgtcttttcgtaaaaataaaataagttaTTAAATAGGGAAgtaaaaaaagcaaaacaaaaaaataacatcaCCATGAATCTTCACACAATTGTGAATTCCCTTGAACTTTTGGTAATGGCTTACcagtaaaataataatttgaatgAAGTAAAGTACCAAAAACAATAGCTccctataaaaaaattttggaaattaaaaagtttgtgtgtgtattaaaaattgtatacaGCTAgccaaaaaatgtaaattatttttttttttttttttttttttttatgaaaaagttACTTGTAAAAAGAGCCAGCTCCACCAAACATATTCAGACATAGGGGATACCATGTTTGTTGCAATTTCTGAACAAGTGTAATAATCTTCTAAGTAATGGGTTAAATGTGGTTTACTAAAAGAtatgtttctttttattgCATAGTTAAAAGGTCTCATTCCATGTTTTACATATGCGTTAGCAACTATACTATTAAAGGATGGACTGCATATCATTTTTGCAGTATGGGTAcccaatttttttgtaatcatttttttctttttttatttaaatgacctgcatatatatatgtatattatttgacTAATTTTTGGGGAATGCTAAACACAATCATCCAATTTATACGCTCttttagaaatatatttaaaaaggttTGGTAATTTACTTTGGCGCAATTGTgggcatataataattgtaaaataCGGATCGTACGAAAAAGTACttatttttgcatatacattgagtatatattattgaaaaataataaatacaataaaataaagaaatatataatgctaaactgaatataatatgtagcTACTATgctatattaatttatagcATAACGTacgaaataattatatgtatgtacGGCTATcctaatatttatttaacttACCCTATTTTTGCATAAATAACACTTTtccaatattaaaaaagtgaCACACTAAggtataattaataataaataaacgaacaagcaaataaatatgaaagaaaaatattcaatttcaaatattagtgcgtataaaaatatgcacaaaaattatatacgcCTTACAaagtcatatttttttttatttttttttttaatggaaaaaaatatttaatggCTGTACATAAATATTGGCACATTTAAacaacataatttttatatagttaaaaaaatgtatatatttatttatatttccaaATAATAGTGTgccaatttttattataaaaggAATAAAAGTTTTACCCTAAGTAGTATATTTATCCTATTGCATGAAACACCGTATTTATAAAGAATGTAAAGTTGTAACTTCATTGTCATTTGTCACCTTTTTAACATGCACAAATACAATATCGTATAAATCGCTggatattttacaaaaacgcaacaataaaaaagtcTTTTCATTCATCCCTGATCGCAATTTGTTTGGCATAAACTAATATATGGTTACATGACATCATAAATGAATTATCAATTTCAAACAACCAACTTTGTACTATCTTAAATACGAAACAAATAAAGCTAGTCAAACTTTtactatatatgtatagtACGTGTGTGTGTGCCTAAGCAAGCACATGCCCAAAAGTTGGccgatatttatttaaagaaaaaaatatatattaaagagTTTACAATAAAGCgaataaaatagaaaacatgtatattaatttttaattgaaaaaaaaatgtcatagaatatatatatatttatcggTGTTAAAACCTAATTAAAAAGGGGTCTTAACTATATAAatgcttttatttattttggttATGTTCAATCGCATATAACCACTTTTGCTTTCACTTATTTATGGGTATTattaatgtatatttaattattttgaaaaaataaagaacgCGAATTAGCCACAAACATggttatatatgcatacacacacatatattagTGCATGCTTACATAATTCAAATTCGTGACAAAATTTCGAGCTATCCTttcttatttaaattatattttttcgtcTACCTTGTTAAGGTGACCCCCATTTATCCCATTAATTTCTTTATGttcctttttttcattattatgtttattttttttgtgtgggcaatcttttatttcttttttagaATCTTGATTAGTATTATTACGTAATAGTAAAGATATTCCATATATACCCAATTTACCTGCTAATATAATAGCAACTCCTGTTGCTGCTAATACACTTGATGCTGCCTCAattattcttttataaaaatagttttcATCACGTGTTTTAATTATTGGGTAattatatccatatatttcatatggTGGGgaatcatataaaatatcattttcacCAGAACAACAAAAAGTATTACTACGaccataataattattgttatacatatatggtGTAGGCTCTGAAAATAATAGAGGatctaaattttcatatgtCACCgtatcaatattattattattgttacaAAGACAACTTAAAAAGCCTTTACTATTTCTTGTTCTATTATTTGATGCATTATAAAATGGGTtcatcatatttaaaaaattatcattataacCTTCAAAAAGTGGCATTTCTTCTGTATATCCATTATCAAGCATATTTTGTGGTTCTATAAAAGTTTGATCATATTGGCGTATATATCTAGGCATAGGAATCTCagtatatatttctctTTTAGGTCTAAATGGTACTTGTACTTCTTTAGGTACATATCTaaatcttttatattttttttttacagctttttctacatatttatattgtgGAACATTTACAACATTGTAAACAGGTTTTATTCTAACCTGTTTTTGTGGAACctcaacatttttatatatatatcgatctttatatattggtGTCTCTATATCTTTTACTACAGGATATGCACGATATTCAACTCTGGGAATTTCAACAACTTTTTCCTTGTACTGAATTTTTGGGACGTTTATTGTAGTTTCTTGTacaatgttttttataccGGGGCTTCCCGCAAccttcaaaaaaaaatgtaaaatgtGTAAGGGGCACACACTAAGCATTTCCAATGCACATAAGCAAAGACTTGTTCATAtgtatgtacatatatattaattttcatttttatggTACCTCGAACTTTCGAAGATCTTCCATGGTGGTGCACTGGGAGCCGTACATTTTCCCAGGCATATATATGGGTAAAACACCTATTCTGTGGCCTCTCTCATTATTGCAAATGCTATcatacattattatatcgttttttaatagaaattaaaaatgcatatacaaTGTGCAAGTCTGAGTGAATGTATTACTAACGCAGCATGCGAGTTGGTATAGGAAAAAACAGAAATGTATACGTGCTCAGGGATAAAGAGTCTACGTATGTATACCCACACTATTTGCCTTTAGtttgtttataataaagTGAGAAATATAATTGCTTAGTGGGTTGTACAATTATAGCAAAtggataaataaataaaaataatgaaaaaaaacggaAGCTAGAATAAAACTCGTATTTGAACTTTTACCACATTCCTCACtctcaaaaaattatattatatacatacccCAATGAAATGAACtgtatacaaatttaaagcaaaaaataaaataaaaaactcattttataatttaaagtgaatatatatatatatcatattgtatatatgaagaacttacaaattaaaagaaaaatatacatatagacaaaatttatatatttttatgttttatgacaaaattataaatttttggTGCTGTAAAAAAGACAATAATTGATCGTGTGTGTGATagttgaaaatattatgaacaaaaataaaaatgtactTTCTCCATccaatcatatatatttattaagggtggaaatgtatataattatatgtcatgtacataatttatttatttatttctaggtgtacataatatatgcattatttttatgaactgttcagaaaaaaaaaatggacaGCActggattttttttttaactatattaattattacaattatgcaataaaaaataatagatagatagctatttttcatatttcaagatatttttattttttattttttttctatatattttaaaaaaattattttatgagcagttttaaaaaaaaattgaccccaaatttttatatcccAATTCAAACACTCAACcgttatatttttcgacAGACACATTTGTGTGTTTTAAccaaatatattgttaaaaaaaacagttaaataaaaaaaataaattaattggtaaaattttgtgaatgttataaatatttaaaattaagaataattcataaaatatatatatacaacttGTTTGTGTGCTTAGTCATTTGTCTATAGAATTATGCTAATTTATACAGGCAAATATATGATCATACATGTTTGCAAAtattaattcaaaaaatggtaaaaaaaataatataataaaaagtgggtacataagaaaaaagaaacaaccggcatataatattcaaaataactatgacaataaaaataaaaattttcacgaattaaaaataaatagtacTCGTTTTTTCACTTAACATTTTctatatgatataatattttctcatcaaatttgaaatttatatatttaaaatggaGTCATATTCTAATAAGTTGTAAATGCAAACAATTAATGCATTTGTGCTTGCATACAAAATGAATGAATTTTTTGGGGTAATgatatgaattattttacacttaaataaattaagaagttacattttttcttcCCATTTTTCGATATTGTtctactattttttttaattatttcaaGTTTGGTGTTAAGAAAAGAGgtggaaataaaatatattaacatgCATGTAGCACACGcacataaattatatattcttttgtTGACGTAGAATACAAATGCTGATGTTGTTAATATTGAATCAgaaaatatggaaatacttttaatataaaaaaataaattccttaatagttttttttttcatataattttttataattattttttttaatttaaaaaaaattctaatttttatttatatctaatTGTGTCATATGTACAGAGTATACGAATGGAATTATCTTTGTAGATTTTTCAATTGTATGTTTCtttactttttaatattttgataattaaaaaaaaattatgaataatatgaaaataaagtcatatttatcttttaagtagttatatatactttccGAATTTCATCCATATTTGTAATTGTATATGTACGTtcagaataaaaaataatatcaaagttaatcttattttattaacaattcataaaaaagaGAATAAGCAAAATCAGTCCATATATTAACACCGCCTTTGTCTTTATTCCTTTTCTcctattttcaaatttccctttatttgtttgtttCCTTTCATAGGAAAATGCCCATTAGCTAATGAAAACTCATGGGCAGAGATAAAAGACGAACGAGCCTTGCCATCATATATTCATGCAgttgtatatgtatatgctCGTTGTGTGTAGTCAGACTAAGCAGAGAATAAACAATTAGAGATGCCATAAAAGCTTATTAAACAAAATCAGTTCATTTACAAGTATAGAGAAACTACAATAAAGACTTAAAACCTTtcatacaaataaatggaaattCAAATTATAACAGTTTAATAACATGCTATGCTCAATAACTTGATACaatgttaataaattatacttATCAGCATTCTACATGCACATGCCATAATAAAACgatgtaaattatttattaac is a window of Plasmodium chabaudi chabaudi strain AS genome assembly, chromosome: 5 DNA encoding:
- a CDS encoding merozoite TRAP-like protein, putative; the protein is MKTQITSYLYAYVLFAIIQIKYNSANETCDNWGPWSPCNNQLTTRTCLNNPSLKEEEDCTQCKEWTEWLECKNGKRSRHIINCPFIIEIQDCMTDINGEVINKNKQVIFENPDSENQECQSSNTESTIKPHFLQTQDNPQPAQAQGSEKKENPPTTGSDIQTTKQKEAGTPAGTDNLKSANKADTEAEKTAATSQDKTITVTTDGQTTEGEQASGKSGDDAQKSTTKEETLGGNTDKVTTVSNVNGEGVKVSDATVPEANTLETVTPPVSTGPSAELGMRDEPSKQISQEGDSEIGTLLKQTVDIPGNTDTLDNLASYGQLGNPEHGIRQIPGGPEPNLGNVMGPGTRPTPPGGPGVPGGQGVLGGQGVPGAPGVQGVPGVPGVPGVSGVSAVSGVPGASVVPGASVVPGASVVPGGPGRAGTNLSLNLPPGSPLDPALGRSPGSSFDPLSNPFSGPAPGPSPIRKEIGMEETPGFSATQNESVDDIMRTNIDPIPSEMNTDGISSPTPPMEDTDLNVYNSDLSSMDVHNYNGPGANNNLHSHMNPPHGESMGRSHKFGALRNGPPSNFPGQEGPYRNGHPMNNSNTLYESSHKPNLRNNGTDEISFEHNNEHNRYGSHNPNDTHETSEQGELHELREPHELHEPHESYELHESPESHESHEEHEGEERDQDNRQRRSRYNNSEEHDHFSKLYVASGMGVVILLSGAIASYALYNDKNKQNTDSIFNNGFADIPANKMIHEDEFWGTE
- a CDS encoding inner membrane complex protein 1m, putative, with translation MYDSICNNERGHRIGVLPIYMPGKMYGSQCTTMEDLRKFEVAGSPGIKNIVQETTINVPKIQYKEKVVEIPRVEYRAYPVVKDIETPIYKDRYIYKNVEVPQKQVRIKPVYNVVNVPQYKYVEKAVKKKYKRFRYVPKEVQVPFRPKREIYTEIPMPRYIRQYDQTFIEPQNMLDNGYTEEMPLFEGYNDNFLNMMNPFYNASNNRTRNSKGFLSCLCNNNNNIDTVTYENLDPLLFSEPTPYMYNNNYYGRSNTFCCSGENDILYDSPPYEIYGYNYPIIKTRDENYFYKRIIEAASSVLAATGVAIILAGKLGIYGISLLLRNNTNQDSKKEIKDCPHKKNKHNNEKKEHKEINGINGGHLNKVDEKI